GCGTCCTTTTCCTATATATATACACTGCCGAATATTATTCCGCAGTCTTTTTTCTTCTCGTTGGCTTTTCCTTTACTTCTTCCTTGTGTTCGATGGTTACACCAGCCAACTCCGGGTCAATCATGATACGTCCGCAATATTCGCAAACGATGATTTTTTTACGAGAACGGATATCCAGTTGTCTCTGGGGCGGGATTTTGTTGAAGCAACCACCACAAGCGTCACGTTGTACATATACGATACCCAATCCGTTGCGAGAGTTCTTACGGATACGCTTGAAAGATTGGAGCAAGCGCGGTTCGATCTTAGTTTCAAGTTCTTTGGCTTTGTCTCTCAGCTTTTCTTCTTCCTGCTTAGTTTCAGAGATGATTTCGTCCAGTTCGTTCTTCTTAACGTCCAAGTCTTTCTGTCTTTCGTTCAACGCTTCTGTACTCTTTGCAGCTTCAGCAGATTTCTCCTGTTCCTGTGCAGCAAACTCTTTGATTCTCTTATCACAAAGCTCCATTTCCAGAGTCTGGAATTCGATTTCTTTGCTCAGGAAGTCGTACTCACGGTTGTTGCGTACATTCTCCTGCTGTTCTTTGTATTTTGCGATAGAAGCTTTTGAAGTTTCAATCTCTACTCTCTTAGTAGCGATGGCGGATTTCAGTTCGGCTACTTCTGCCTTAATTCTGTCGATACGAGTGCTCAGACCGGCGATTTCATCTTCCAAGTCCTGTACTTCCAGCGGAAGTTCACCTCTTAAAGTCTTGATTTCATCAATCTTAGACAACATAGTCTGCAACTGGAACAGGGCTTTCAACTTCTGTTCCACGGTCAATTCCTGAGGATCTTTTTTTGCTTCTTTAGCCATTTTACTTATAAATATTTTATGGGGTTGGTATTCACTTTGCACTGTTGCAGCGCAAGGTTAGGAAACAACTCCCGGATTATTGTATAGAATATTTCTTTTGTATATTGCTCGCTTTCGTAATGTCCTATCTCTGCCAGCAGAATGTCCGTATCGTGTCCGAAGTAATCGTGATACTTGATTTCCCCGGTGATGAACACGTCTGCACCGTTGCGTATGGCAAGCGGCATCAGGAATGCTCCGGCTCCTCCACACAGTGCCACGGTCTGTATTTCACGCCCGGTCAGTTTATTATGCTTCAGGCAGCCCACTTCAAAGATTTTCTTGACGCGTTTCAGGAACTCCAACTCCGTTTCCGGTGTATCCAATTCGCCGATAACTCCTGCCCCAGCCTGTGTCCAGCTATTCTGCAAAGGATATAAGTCGAATGCAGGTTCCTCATACGGATGGGCACTCAGTAGAGCTTTGATAACTTCCGATTTCTTGTAGGCAGGCAATACGGTTTCTATCCGCACTTCCTTTTCCGTATGCAATTCTCCGATACTTCCACAGAACGGGTGGCTACCCTCTTGGGCGCGGAAAGTTCCCTCTCCTTCTACATTGTAGCTGCATGCGTCGTAGTTTCCTATGCAACCGCATCCGGCTGCAAACAAGGCCTTGCGTACATCTTCCGCCTGTGCTGTGGGTACAAAAGTCACCAATTTTACCAAGGCATTCTCTTTGGCTTCCAGCACGCGTACATTACTCAATCCTATTTTCTCGGCAATCTTGAAGTTCACCCCTCCCGGAGCATTATCCAGGTTGGTATGTGCTGAGTAGATCACGATATCATTCTTGATTGCTTTCATGATACAACGCTCTACATAGTCCCTGCCCGTGATGGATTTATACCCTTTGAATATCAGTGGATGATGGGATATGACAAGATTGTACCCTAACGCAATCGCCTCGTCCAGCACGGCTTCAGTAACGTCAAGACACAACAAAGCCCCTGTTGCTTCCGCTTCTGTCAATCCGATTTGCAAGCCGGCATTATCAAATCCGTCTTGCAATGGCAGAGGCGCGAACCGTTCAAGGGCGCTTACTATCTCCTTAATTCTCATTATGTGAATAGAAAATTTCGGTGCAAATATAGTAAAAATGCACTGAATAACTGTTTGTTTTACTCTTTTTTTATATATTTGTTCAGATAATTGTAAAACTCTATACCATGAAAGCATTACTTTTCTCGTTTTTCACTTTATTATGCATTCTTTTCTCGTGCCAATCCTCACCCAAAGCCCAGGATGGCGGTGAAGAGGATGCACAAGAGGAATTTGTGGATACTACTCCGAAGGCTACAGCTATCTTTTGGATAGATAAACATAAGGAAATGCCCGGACAACCGTCAAAGAGACCGGGTGCGGTACGTACGGTGAAAGCCAAAGTCAATATCCATTTGGCAGGGCGTATAGAAGTACTTTCGTATGTGAAACCACAGAAAGGATATATAAAAAGTTATATAAATCGCCGTCTTGAGACGTTCAGGGTAAGGAAAGTGTTGATGGACAGTGCTTATATAAAACCCGGCGTACAGTATGTACAGTTGCGTTATACTCCTGAAAAAGTAGAGCACTAACGGCTTTTCTTCTTTTCCTTTTTCTCTACCATTACCTGCAATAGTTTTCCGTTGGAATCGAACGACTTACGTGATGCCAACGAGATGGTAATCATTAGCGAAAGCATGGATGCCGTGAAGGTTATCACCATAATCATCATCTGATATTTAATGGCGACATTCGGGCTACTACCTCCCAGGATTTGTCCGATCATTGTGCCGGGCAGTGCCACTAGGCCCATAACGGCAATATTGGCAATTAACGGACTAAAGGACTTTATGATAGCCTGTTTGATAAAAGGCGCCTGTGCTTCTGCCCTTGTGGCACCATTGCCAAGCAGATAGCGATACAATTGCTGTTCCCGTTTCAATCCGCTGTAATAGGCATTCAGTGCAACGACATTGCTGGATAACATATTTCCCATCAGGATACCGAATATCGGAATGAAATACTGGGCACTGAACACATTTTCCAGCCGTAATACGATGGCAATGAAGTACATGCCGATGCAGACAACACTGCATAAAAAACCGATGGAGATAGGAATGAACAGTATTTTCCGTTTCAGTTGGGTGCGTGCCAGGGCGGTTTGTGCGGCGACGAATATCATAATAATCACCCACAGAAAGTTGATCCACGGGTTATTCCAAAGAAACAAGTATTTCAGGTAGATACCGATAAAGAAAAGTTGTACAATCATCCGTGCGATACCAATCACGGTAACCCACAATAGCCCTGTCTTGAACTTCCACAAGTAGAACAGCGGAATAAGCAACAGTAGTAATCCGATGGCTAAACTGGTATATGATATGTCGATAGTTCCCACTTTATTAATTTCTTAGTTATAGTGTTATCATCTGGTTGCATCCTTGTGCAAATCCCTGGTCGTGAGAGACGGCAAGGATGGCACTTCCCTCCCTCATTCGTTTCCGGAAGAAAGCAAGTACTCTATCCGTAGAGTCCGAATCCAGTGCGGAAGTCGGTTCATCCACAATCAGCAGCGGCTTTTGCATCAGGGTGGCTACGGCAATCATGATACGTTGCCGCTGTCCTCCGGAGATCTCATTCACACGTTTATCGTACAATTCCTCTTCCAGCCCCAATTCATCGAAACAGGCAAATAGTTTGTCCAGTGAAAAGGGAGTATTCCGATTTGCTTTCAGATTGAAAGGGAGTTGCACCATTTCCTTCACCCATTCCGATGGAAGCGCCAGTTCTTGCGGTATCCATGCCACTTGCCTGCGAATTTGGTCGATAGTTCCTTTTTCCAGTAAAATGCCGTTAACGGTGATGCTTCCTGCTTTGAGGGGTACAAATCCTAAAATAGCATTCAGCAAGGAGGTTTTTCCTCGCCCCGATTGTCCAGAAATGCAGGCGATTTCCCCTTCGTGCAGTTGTAAGCAAAAACCGGAAAAAAGTGTATCTGCTCCGAAAGCGATACATGCGTTGTCTATCTGAAGTATAGTCTTGGTTCCCATTTGAAAGCAAATATAGAAAGGAATTCTGAAAAAACGGCGGATTTTTGGCTGAAATCAGTATCTTTAAATAAGATAAGCTGCATTTTTGCATAACATTTTCATGCAAGCATGAAAGTTCTGCACTCAATTTGCATTATCTTTGCTATCAGTTTTTAATAAAAGTGAGAATTATGATACAGAACGAACGTGCAAGCCGCCACGAACATGTGTTGGACGTAGCAAGGCAGATGATGACTGCTGCCCGTACCGCTCCGAAAGGAAAAGGTGTAGATATAATTGAAATAGCCATGGTCACCGGAGACGATTTAAAAGTATTGTCGGACAAGATGGTTGCCATGGTGGAAGAACACGGAATGAAGTTCTTTTTGCGGGATGCCGCCAACATTTTGCAGGCTGAATGTGTAATTATAATAGGTACGCGCGAGCAGGCGCAAGGATTGAATTGCGGCCATTGTGGTTACCCCACTTGTGCGGGACGCCCTGAAGGTGTGCCTTGTGCCGTGAATTCGGTCGATGTAGGTATAGCTATCGGTTCGGCTTGTGCCACGGCGGCCGATTTGCGTGTGGATACCCGTGTGATGTTCTCTGCCGGACTTGCTGCACAGCAATTGGAGTGGTTGCCGGGATGCAGATCCGTGTATGCTATTCCGGTCAGTGCTTCGACCAAGAATCCGTTCTTTGACCGCAAGCCGAAAGAAGAAAAGAAAGAATGATAAATATGAGTGATACATTCAATGCTGTTTTACCTGCCGAATGGGCGCCGCAAAGCGGAATACAGCTGACTTGGCCCCATGCCGGAACTGACTGGGCGCATATGCTTACGGAGGTACAAGCCTGTTTTGCCGCTATCGCACGCGAAATAGCCCAACGGGAATTGCTTCTGATTGTAACTCCTGAACCGGAGGAGGTTAAAAAGCAGATTTCAGCTACCGTCAATATGCAGAATGTCCGTTTCATGGAGTGTGAAACGAATGATACTTGGGCGCGTGATCATGGTGCAATTACCATGTTGGATTCAGAAGGTGCTTCGCTTCTTGATTTCATGTTCAATGGCTGGGGGCTGAAATTCGCTTCGGATAAAGACAATCTGATTACCCATCAGGCTGTGGAGGCTGGTTTCCTGAATGGGCGGTATGTTAATCGTCTGGGGTTTGTCTTGGAAGGTGGTTCCATTGAGAGCGACGGTTTGGGAACATTGCTCACCACGTCCGAGTGTTTGCTTTCTCCCAATCGTAACGGACAGATGAGCCGCGATGAAATCGATGAATATATCTGTTCTGTATTTCATCTGAAACAGGTACTTTGGCTCGATCATGGGTATTTGGCAGGAGATGATACGGATAGTCATGTCGATACGCTCGCTCGTCTTTGCTCACCGGATACTATTGCCTATGTGCAATGCACCGATACGCAGGATGAACATTACGAAGCTCTACATCAAATGGAAGAGCAACTGAAAACCTTCCGTACTTTGAATGGAAACCCCTATCGTCTGTTGGCATTGCCTATGGTAGACAAAATTGAGGAAGAGGGCGAACGCCTCCCCGCAACGTATGCCAATTTCTTGATAATGAATGATGCAGTGCTTTATCCTACTTATCGTCAGCCGGAGAATGACCAACGTGCTAAAGAAGTCTTGCAGGAAGCGTTCCCGGAATATGAGATTGTAGGCATTGATTGCCGGGCATTGATCAAGCAGCATGGATCACTCCATTGTGTTACGATGCAGTACCCTGCCGGTGTATTGAAATAAAATTAGAAAGATATGAGAAAAATAAAAGTCGGAATTATTCAGCAAGCCAATACAGCAGATCTTCGTACGAACCTGATGAACCTGGCTAAAAGCATAGAAGCCTGTGCTGCACATGGTGCGCAACTGGTTGTATTACAAGAACTGCACAACTCTCTGTATTTCTGTCAGACTGAAAACACGCAACTGTTTGATCTGGCGGAAACCATTCCCGGCCCTTCCACCGGATTTTATTCCGAACTGGCCGCTGCCAATAAGATCGTATTGGTAACCTCCCTATTTGAGAAACGTGCCCCGGGACTCTATCATAATACCGCCGTTGTTTTTGACCGTGACGGAAGCATTGCCGGAAAATATCGCAAGATGCATATCCCCGACGATCCGGCCTATTATGAAAAGTTCTACTTCACCCCTGGAGATATAGGTTTCGAACCTATCCAAACCTCTCTCGGAAAGTTGGGTGTACTTGTTTGCTGGGATCAGTGGTATCCTGAAGCTGCCCGTCTGATGGCATTGAAAGGTGCCGAATTATTAATCTACCCCACCGCCATTGGCTGGGAAAGCAGTGACGCCGATGATGAAAAGGCACGTCAGCTCAACGCCTGGATTATCTCCCAGCGTGCCCATGCCGTAGCCAACGGACTTCCCGTTATCTCCGTTAACCGTGTCGGTCACGAACCCGATCCATCCATGCAGACGAATGGCATCCAATTCTGGGGAAATAGTTTTGTAGCAGGTCCGCAAGGAGAATTCCTTGCACAAGCCGGAAACGACCGTCCGGAAAATATAGTAGTGGAAATAGATATGGATCGTTCGGAAAATGTACGCCGTTGGTGGCCTTTCCTACGCGATCGCCGTATCGACGAATACGGTGGATTGACGAAACGCTTCCTCGATTAAAATGCAATTTGGTAAAAGCGCAGTTTGATAAAACGTTAACGGAACGTGATTCTCCTGTTCATTATAAAATTCACGCCTCCGTAGATAAATAGTCCCAGGAACTGAGCCAAGTATTCATCACAATTCAGTGCCTCGACCAACACTACCAGAAATAGGAATTGCGCCAGGTACGCCATTCCGAAAGCGATAGAAAAGAGCAACACCTGCCTCCAGGTGTTGCTCTTCTTTTCTTTATCATCCAAAGGAAATATCCAGTGCTTGCACCAGATAAAATTATGAGTCTGTGCAATGACGTAAGCAGTTATGTTAGAGAGCATATAGTCGATGTCCAGTTCGTCCATCATCAGCCAGATGACTGCTGCTATAATCAGGGCATTCAGCGTACCGATTACCGCAAAACGGAAGATGCGTCTCGACTCTCTCACAACAAACTAACCTACTCTTATTCTTTGATATCTACGATCAGATTCAGTTCGTCCAACTGAGATGGATCAAGTGCCGCAGGAGCATCCAGCATCACGTCACGTCCACTGTTATTCTTCGGGAATGCGATGCAGTCACGAATACTGTCCAATCCGGCAAAGAGAGATACCCAACGATCAAGCCCGTATGCCAGACCACCATGAGGAGGTGCACCGTATTTGAATGCATTCATCAGGAATCCGAATTGTTCTTCTGCTTTTTCGGGAGTGAATCCCAAGATTTCGAACATCTTTGCCTGCAACTTCGGATCGTGGATACGGATTGAACCGCCACCAACTTCCACACCGTTGATTACCATATCATAAGCATCGGCACGTACTGCTGCCGGATCAGTGTCCAGTAAGGCTATATCTTCATCCTTCGGATGGGTGAACGGATGGTGCATAGCCATCAAGCGGTTTTCTTGCTCGCTCCATTCAAACATCGGGAAGTCTACAACCCACAGGCATGCGAATGTATTCTTATCACGCAATCCCAGTTGGCTACCCATTTCCAAGCGAAGCTCGCAAAGCTGCTTGCGCGTCTTCATGGTGTCGTCACCGCTCAAAATCAGAATTAAGTCACCCGGTTTGGCACCGAAAGCTTCTTTCACCTGTTGCAGTACTTCCTGCGTATAGAATTTGTCAACGCTCGATTTTACACTTCCGTCTTCTTCTATACGGGCGTAAACCATACCTTTTGCACCAATCTGCGGTCTCTTCACAAATTCCGTCAGTGCATCCAGCTGTTTGCGGGTGTAGTGTGCAGCACCTTCGGCACAGATACCACCGATGTATTCGGCGCTATCAAATACAGAGAAGCCATGACCTTTCAGTATATCCATCAGCTCTACGAACTTCATGCCGAAACGCAAGTCGGGTTTGTCGCTACCATAATATTTCATGGCGTCCGCCCATGCCATACGCTGGAACTGACCTTCCAATTCCACACCGCGGATTTCTTTGAACAGATATTTCGTCATACCTTCAAACAGGTTGATGATGTCGTCCTGTTCCACGAAAGACATTTCACAGTCTATCTGAGTAAATTCCGGCTGACGGTCGGCACGAAGGTCCTCGTCACGGAAGCACTTGGCAATCTGAAAGTAACGGTCGAAACCGGATACCATCAGCAATTGCTTCAAGGTCTGCGGGCTTTGCGGCAAAGCGTAGAACTGTCCCGGATTCATGCGTGAGGGTACCACGAAGTCACGTGCACCTTCCGGAGTAGAGCCTACCAGTACAGGAGTTTCCACTTCGATGAAACCCTGGCTGTCCAGGTAGCGGCGTACCTCAATGGTCATTCTATGGCGGAGTTCCAGATTTCTGCGTACCGACGGACGGCGCAAATCCAGATAACGGTATTTCATGCGGATATCGTCTCCACCATCCGTATTATCTTCGATGGTGAACGGAGGTGTCAGGGCTGCATTCAGCACATTCAGTTCCGATACGATAATTTCAATATCTCCGGTCGGGATATTAGCATTCTTGCTGAAGCGTTCGTTCACCGTTCCTGTAATCTGAATGACGAATTCGCGTCCCAGGCGGTTGGCGTTCTCGCAAAGTGCGGCGTCTACCTCTTCGTTGAAAACTAACTGGGTGATACCGTAACGGTCGCGGAGGTCAATGAATGTCATGCCTCCCATTTTGCGGCTGCGCTGCACCCAACCTGCCAGCGTTACTTGCTTATTGACATCGGAGATACGAAGTTCTCCGCAGGTGTGTGATCTAAACATCTTTATATTTACAATTTACAATTTACAATTTACAATTTGGCTGCGCTGTCGGGCACACGCTTAATTGCTAATGACGCGCAAAAATACAGATTTATTTTATAAAAAACTCAGATTTTCGTTAACTTCTTAATCTGCTCTTTACTCTTATCCAATATCATCTTATTCTTATGCACAATCTCCTCATTGATCTGCTTCAAGCCATTTATATAATCCTGTGCCCGTTGCAATACATTCGAAGAGTCTTTTTCGGCATACCGGGGGATGATTACCTGCAATCCTTCTTTGATTACTTTCACGTCAATGTTTTCCCCCATCATCATGGGATCCCCGTCAAAGTGCACTACCCCCGGTTTTGTACGGTGGATGCGCAGTGTCTGGCAGCGGAAAGTTTTGATGCGGCTATTTTGATCTATAGTTTTATTAAATAGTTGGAAAGACAGGGAGGGCACATCCAGCACCGTGAAAGGCTCAAGGATGGTCACGTCCAGTAATCCGTCCGTCAGCATGGCCTGTGGAGCTATATACGCATTGTTTCCGTATTGCGAAGCGTTGCCGCAGGCTATCAGGAAAGCCTTATACTTTAAGGTACCGTCTTCCGTTTCCAGTTCGTAAGTTTCGGGCTGATACTTCAGGCTCTCCAGTAGAGTCTTTTCTAAATAGGTAAGAGGTCCTCTCCTGCCCGCCTTTGCAAACTTCAGGCTGACAAAAGCATCGAAACCCACACCGCAGGTACAGAAGAAAGGTACTTCATTGATTTTTCCGTAATCAATGACGTCTATAATTCCTTCGTTGATGATTTCTATCGCCTTTTTAGGCTCCATCGAAATTTGCAGGTGGCGTGCAAGTCCGTTTCCCGAACCACACGGAATGATGCCCAATGCAGTTTTTGTATGCACCAGCGAGCGGGCTATTTCGTTGATCGTACCGTCACCGCCAATAGCCACTACAGCATGCACATTTTCCTTTGCTTTTTGTGCAGCAATTTCAACAGCATGTCCGGCATATTCGGTATAGATTACCTCTTGGGCATACTTTGTCTTATCCAGCTTTTCATCGAGCAAATGGAGGATTTGCTCTTTACTCTGCGTGCCGGATTTCGGATTTATAATGAATGATATTTTCTTTTTTTCTTCGTCCATGCAAGGGTTGTTTCACTATGCAATTTTATAAATGGCAAAAGTAATACAAATACTTGAATTTTTAACCATAGAGTGGGCTTTAATCCATGGGCAAATATATTTTTTAGTAAAAAAAGAACAGATAAGCACATATTTTGCTATCTTTGCCCCCTGTTTTCAAAAGGCTTGTAACTAAGAGTTAAATATTTCATATTATATAATAAACATTTCATGGGATTACTACAAGACAAATTGGCGAAATACGACCTGCCACAGCAATATATGGCAATGGGCGTATACCCCTATTTCCGCACAATTGACAGCCATCAGGATACTGAGGTGTTGATGGATGGTAAAAAAGTCCTGATGTTCGGTTCGAATGCTTATACGGGACTGACTTACGATAAAAGAATAATAGAAGCCGCAAAAGCTGCCACAGATAAATACGGTACAGGTTGTGCAGGTTCCCGTTTATTAAATGGAACTCTTGATATACACGTAGAGTTGGAAAAAGAACTGGCTGAGTTTGTCGGAAAAGACGATGCACTCTGTTTTTCCACCGGATTTACTGTAAATGAGGGTGTTATTCCGCAATTGACGGGACGTAACGATTACATTATCTGTGACGACCGCGTGCACGCTTCCATCGTAGATGGTCGCCGCCTCTCCTTTTCTACTCAATTAAAGTATAAACATAACGATATGGCCGATCTGGAAAAAGAACTCCAGAAATGCGAGCCGGATGCTATCAAACTGATCGTGGTGGATAGTGTTTTCTCTATGGAAGGCGACCTTGCCAATCTCCCCGAAATCGTACGTTTGAAGAAGAAATACAATGCCAGCATCATGGTGGACGAAGCACACGGATTGGGTGTATTCGGAAAACAGGGACGTGGTGTTTGCGATCATTTCGGTGTGACGGATGATATCGACCTGATTATGGGTACGTTCAGCAAGTCACTGGCTTCTATCGGTGGATTTGTTGCCGGAGATGCTTCGGTAATCAACTGGTTGCGCCACAATGCCCGTTCTTATATATTCCAGGCAAGTAACACGCCTGCTGCTACTGCTGCTGCCCGTGAAGCTCTTCACATCATTATGAACGAACCGGAGCGTCAGCAACGTTTGTGGGACATCACCAACTATGCATTGAAGAAATTCCGTGATGCCGGTTTCGAAATCGGTGAAACTGAATCTCCTATCATTCCATTGTATGTGCGTGATGCGGAAAAAACATTTATCGTAACTAAGATGGCGTTTGACGAAGGCATCTTCATCAATCCGGTTATTCCGCCCGCTTGTGCACCGCAAGATACGCTGGTACGCGTAGCATTGATGGCTACTCACACCAAAGAGCAGGTAGACTATGCTGTCGAGAAGTTGACGAAATGTTTCCGTGAACTCGGAGTGATTGAATAAGGATTTTCCTAAAATCAGATAAAATGAAAAGAGACTGTCTTCAAAAGGCAGTCTCTTTTTTTTAGGGAATTGATAAAATTATGTAAGTTTGCCATCTGAAAATATTAACTTAATACTAAGAAACAAATGTCTAATACCCCCTCAGCAGCTTTTTCGGATACCAAGGCGCATTACGATCTTCTGGACGGACTTCGTGGTGTAGCGGCCCTTATGGTAATATGGTATCATATATTCGAAGGCTATGCTTTTGCAAGCGATACCATGATTACGACGTTCAATCATGGATATTTAGCCGTAGATTTTTTCTTT
The nucleotide sequence above comes from Bacteroides intestinalis DSM 17393. Encoded proteins:
- a CDS encoding zinc ribbon domain-containing protein; translated protein: MAKEAKKDPQELTVEQKLKALFQLQTMLSKIDEIKTLRGELPLEVQDLEDEIAGLSTRIDRIKAEVAELKSAIATKRVEIETSKASIAKYKEQQENVRNNREYDFLSKEIEFQTLEMELCDKRIKEFAAQEQEKSAEAAKSTEALNERQKDLDVKKNELDEIISETKQEEEKLRDKAKELETKIEPRLLQSFKRIRKNSRNGLGIVYVQRDACGGCFNKIPPQRQLDIRSRKKIIVCEYCGRIMIDPELAGVTIEHKEEVKEKPTRRKKTAE
- a CDS encoding Nif3-like dinuclear metal center hexameric protein, whose amino-acid sequence is MRIKEIVSALERFAPLPLQDGFDNAGLQIGLTEAEATGALLCLDVTEAVLDEAIALGYNLVISHHPLIFKGYKSITGRDYVERCIMKAIKNDIVIYSAHTNLDNAPGGVNFKIAEKIGLSNVRVLEAKENALVKLVTFVPTAQAEDVRKALFAAGCGCIGNYDACSYNVEGEGTFRAQEGSHPFCGSIGELHTEKEVRIETVLPAYKKSEVIKALLSAHPYEEPAFDLYPLQNSWTQAGAGVIGELDTPETELEFLKRVKKIFEVGCLKHNKLTGREIQTVALCGGAGAFLMPLAIRNGADVFITGEIKYHDYFGHDTDILLAEIGHYESEQYTKEIFYTIIRELFPNLALQQCKVNTNPIKYL
- a CDS encoding DUF4891 domain-containing protein — its product is MKALLFSFFTLLCILFSCQSSPKAQDGGEEDAQEEFVDTTPKATAIFWIDKHKEMPGQPSKRPGAVRTVKAKVNIHLAGRIEVLSYVKPQKGYIKSYINRRLETFRVRKVLMDSAYIKPGVQYVQLRYTPEKVEH
- a CDS encoding ABC transporter permease — its product is MGTIDISYTSLAIGLLLLLIPLFYLWKFKTGLLWVTVIGIARMIVQLFFIGIYLKYLFLWNNPWINFLWVIIMIFVAAQTALARTQLKRKILFIPISIGFLCSVVCIGMYFIAIVLRLENVFSAQYFIPIFGILMGNMLSSNVVALNAYYSGLKREQQLYRYLLGNGATRAEAQAPFIKQAIIKSFSPLIANIAVMGLVALPGTMIGQILGGSSPNVAIKYQMMIMVITFTASMLSLMITISLASRKSFDSNGKLLQVMVEKKEKKKSR
- a CDS encoding ABC transporter ATP-binding protein, coding for MLQIDNACIAFGADTLFSGFCLQLHEGEIACISGQSGRGKTSLLNAILGFVPLKAGSITVNGILLEKGTIDQIRRQVAWIPQELALPSEWVKEMVQLPFNLKANRNTPFSLDKLFACFDELGLEEELYDKRVNEISGGQRQRIMIAVATLMQKPLLIVDEPTSALDSDSTDRVLAFFRKRMREGSAILAVSHDQGFAQGCNQMITL
- a CDS encoding ferredoxin domain-containing protein, coding for MIQNERASRHEHVLDVARQMMTAARTAPKGKGVDIIEIAMVTGDDLKVLSDKMVAMVEEHGMKFFLRDAANILQAECVIIIGTREQAQGLNCGHCGYPTCAGRPEGVPCAVNSVDVGIAIGSACATAADLRVDTRVMFSAGLAAQQLEWLPGCRSVYAIPVSASTKNPFFDRKPKEEKKE
- a CDS encoding agmatine deiminase family protein, which codes for MINMSDTFNAVLPAEWAPQSGIQLTWPHAGTDWAHMLTEVQACFAAIAREIAQRELLLIVTPEPEEVKKQISATVNMQNVRFMECETNDTWARDHGAITMLDSEGASLLDFMFNGWGLKFASDKDNLITHQAVEAGFLNGRYVNRLGFVLEGGSIESDGLGTLLTTSECLLSPNRNGQMSRDEIDEYICSVFHLKQVLWLDHGYLAGDDTDSHVDTLARLCSPDTIAYVQCTDTQDEHYEALHQMEEQLKTFRTLNGNPYRLLALPMVDKIEEEGERLPATYANFLIMNDAVLYPTYRQPENDQRAKEVLQEAFPEYEIVGIDCRALIKQHGSLHCVTMQYPAGVLK
- a CDS encoding carbon-nitrogen hydrolase gives rise to the protein MRKIKVGIIQQANTADLRTNLMNLAKSIEACAAHGAQLVVLQELHNSLYFCQTENTQLFDLAETIPGPSTGFYSELAAANKIVLVTSLFEKRAPGLYHNTAVVFDRDGSIAGKYRKMHIPDDPAYYEKFYFTPGDIGFEPIQTSLGKLGVLVCWDQWYPEAARLMALKGAELLIYPTAIGWESSDADDEKARQLNAWIISQRAHAVANGLPVISVNRVGHEPDPSMQTNGIQFWGNSFVAGPQGEFLAQAGNDRPENIVVEIDMDRSENVRRWWPFLRDRRIDEYGGLTKRFLD
- a CDS encoding GtrA family protein codes for the protein MRESRRIFRFAVIGTLNALIIAAVIWLMMDELDIDYMLSNITAYVIAQTHNFIWCKHWIFPLDDKEKKSNTWRQVLLFSIAFGMAYLAQFLFLVVLVEALNCDEYLAQFLGLFIYGGVNFIMNRRITFR
- the aspS gene encoding aspartate--tRNA ligase, which produces MFRSHTCGELRISDVNKQVTLAGWVQRSRKMGGMTFIDLRDRYGITQLVFNEEVDAALCENANRLGREFVIQITGTVNERFSKNANIPTGDIEIIVSELNVLNAALTPPFTIEDNTDGGDDIRMKYRYLDLRRPSVRRNLELRHRMTIEVRRYLDSQGFIEVETPVLVGSTPEGARDFVVPSRMNPGQFYALPQSPQTLKQLLMVSGFDRYFQIAKCFRDEDLRADRQPEFTQIDCEMSFVEQDDIINLFEGMTKYLFKEIRGVELEGQFQRMAWADAMKYYGSDKPDLRFGMKFVELMDILKGHGFSVFDSAEYIGGICAEGAAHYTRKQLDALTEFVKRPQIGAKGMVYARIEEDGSVKSSVDKFYTQEVLQQVKEAFGAKPGDLILILSGDDTMKTRKQLCELRLEMGSQLGLRDKNTFACLWVVDFPMFEWSEQENRLMAMHHPFTHPKDEDIALLDTDPAAVRADAYDMVINGVEVGGGSIRIHDPKLQAKMFEILGFTPEKAEEQFGFLMNAFKYGAPPHGGLAYGLDRWVSLFAGLDSIRDCIAFPKNNSGRDVMLDAPAALDPSQLDELNLIVDIKE
- a CDS encoding diacylglycerol/lipid kinase family protein, translated to MDEEKKKISFIINPKSGTQSKEQILHLLDEKLDKTKYAQEVIYTEYAGHAVEIAAQKAKENVHAVVAIGGDGTINEIARSLVHTKTALGIIPCGSGNGLARHLQISMEPKKAIEIINEGIIDVIDYGKINEVPFFCTCGVGFDAFVSLKFAKAGRRGPLTYLEKTLLESLKYQPETYELETEDGTLKYKAFLIACGNASQYGNNAYIAPQAMLTDGLLDVTILEPFTVLDVPSLSFQLFNKTIDQNSRIKTFRCQTLRIHRTKPGVVHFDGDPMMMGENIDVKVIKEGLQVIIPRYAEKDSSNVLQRAQDYINGLKQINEEIVHKNKMILDKSKEQIKKLTKI
- the spt gene encoding serine palmitoyltransferase, with amino-acid sequence MGLLQDKLAKYDLPQQYMAMGVYPYFRTIDSHQDTEVLMDGKKVLMFGSNAYTGLTYDKRIIEAAKAATDKYGTGCAGSRLLNGTLDIHVELEKELAEFVGKDDALCFSTGFTVNEGVIPQLTGRNDYIICDDRVHASIVDGRRLSFSTQLKYKHNDMADLEKELQKCEPDAIKLIVVDSVFSMEGDLANLPEIVRLKKKYNASIMVDEAHGLGVFGKQGRGVCDHFGVTDDIDLIMGTFSKSLASIGGFVAGDASVINWLRHNARSYIFQASNTPAATAAAREALHIIMNEPERQQRLWDITNYALKKFRDAGFEIGETESPIIPLYVRDAEKTFIVTKMAFDEGIFINPVIPPACAPQDTLVRVALMATHTKEQVDYAVEKLTKCFRELGVIE